The Macadamia integrifolia cultivar HAES 741 chromosome 4, SCU_Mint_v3, whole genome shotgun sequence genome contains the following window.
TTGCCATAACTAGTAACtacaaggaaaggaaaggaatctTATACCGTTAACTTATTTGAACTCTCAGCTTGGCTCGGCTAGTCGGCTTAGAATATACGAGCGAGTAATGATAGTCTACAACTGCAACTTATGGTCTTTCTATGATGATGATCTCGATCTCATAGATATGCGGGTTACGATCAAACGATCTGGAATGGTTGGATCAATGAACGGATCAAACCTACATTGCTGGCAGCGTTTATAGAGGTGCATAACAGTTTCGTACTTAATTCCTACCAATGTTATAGTGTCAAGAACGCTAGATAATCAAAACCGGGTGAGAAGATGGCTGACCCAACCAGGTCTGACCAATCTTTCGAATTAtttggtcaattttttttttaaaggggttAACTAATTCAAATTGAactgtatattttttttctcagtgTGGATGGAATTGAACTGTATATTGCCTTCTTTTCCTTCAAAGCAAGCTATGATGTAAATAATTGGATCAAAACCAATGGAACTGATCAATTCAAATCGaagtttttatatatataaaataataataataataataataataattcaaatCGAAGTTGGCCAGCTTCAATTCGAATCAATGCCGATTTTTATAGCATATTTTGGACGGAAATTTTTATGATAGAAAGAATCGCAAGTAAATCAATGTCAATCAGTAAGTCGACAGAGAATGAAATTTATATCAGTACAAAATATAGAAATGAttgattttattatatattataattctttattttttccttgtttctaaACAATCTTTTTGAAGAAGATAGTTCATAGTACTCATTCTACAGATACTAGAAAATCAATCATTTTTTGTATATGAGAAAATAAGTGAAGTATTTATGGGCGTTATAAACAAATAGGCAAAGTTACTTTCTACtctttttccttgatttttaatttttttttaatgaaaattcttgtacttctttctttcaataagaagaaaattcattcaagaaaagaTCATATACACCCTAAGGGCTCCCAAACAACAAGTTCGTGAAGCCAAGAACAAGATTGGTAACATCCTTGTGCTTTTACAACTAAGACATATTACGAACCCAAGGGGGGCatcgcagttggtgagcaacgaacttggtaccaGTTGTAAACTCGAACAATGCTTCCagtgatataaaaaaaaaaatcttgtctcCGCAGAAAATGCAATTACAAGAGTTGGTGAAAATCTGAATAAAACTATATACattcaaatattttaaaattaaaattcctaaattgtattattattttttattttaaaaaatatgatttgatCAATAGTGTAGTTGCGGCCCATGGACCATGTCAATTGACCCAATTCAATCACATGTCTGagttattaatttatttatcaaCCCTGCCTAAATATGCTTGCTTTATATGTATATAGCCAAAGGTACCGATCTTTGCCACATGGTGAAGGGCAAATTTTTTGTGGACACATAGATCTCAAGCTTCAttgttcacatgtcaagtttcagctaGTTTGAACAAATTGTCTAAGTTttactaacaaaaaaaaaaagttatcaaaGGAGCAAAGTTTCAATGAAAATCTAGTAAAATGTGAAATTCACAGAAATGGACAATTAAAATTTACACACAGTTGATCCAAATCATTTCATAGACATCCAATTGTTAGATTTACCATGTTACATTTTCACATGGCATAACACGATGGATGTACTGATCAAAGATACCATAAAGACCTCCAATCTAAAGAATCCTTTGccaattaattatatattttagaGAAACAATCGGACCATCTGGTTCAGACAATATGACACGAACCGGTTCCAATAACTGCCTCTGAATTTTTAACCACTGAATTGAAGACCTTTACAATCTCATTATTCAATTGACTTGGGATCCATTGGCCACTAGAAGATGATTAGATGTCGGAAATTTTGGCAGGAAATATGGATTGAGAGAAAGTCTAGACCCTCTTAGGGAGTtgtaaagaaggaaaaggacGGGAGACCAAGAATCTCCCATAGTCAACCATTGGCCCTTCAAGAAAATTTCCCTAAAAATTGGGATTAAGGAAAGATTTGGACACATGAAATGCCAACTCAAATATGTAAATCAGCCCAAACTAGTGCAATCTGTCTGTGAATTTTCTTATGGAGGTGGTCCAATGGTCCAATGGTCCTCCCACTTAGAGACTCCTTGGATAGTGTTAAATTGTCTTTTTTTGTAGAATGTTAATTGTATCTCTTACTAGTTTAGaattaataacaataataataaataatagtaATATATCACATGCtgagttatattaatattagTTAAAAAACCCCTATCAATTTAGCATAGGCAACACCAACATGCAAGACTAATGGAAAGATAAGCGGGAATATCTTCAACACACAAGAAGAGAGGTAGCTTAATGATCTTTTTACACCTATACCTAGGCGTAGGCAACACCCAATTGAtagggttctttctcccattaATATTATTGCATGTCTATATATaaatgaaggaagaaggaaggagcgAATAGGTTTTAAGTTCGGAATTAGATGGGCTAGATTGGTCAAATTATATTGGCATTCGTGATGTCGATGCCAACACTTGGCTGATCCCAAATCACGTATCAATTctaatcaagggtaaaattgttaaagatcatttaaaaaaaaaaattaataataaaaagtaAGAATAAAATCAATCGATTCAAATTGATACCAATATGATTCCCAATATCTAAAACCTTGGGAGAGAATGAGGTGAAGAAGGCCTTTACATTCTTTGCAGTCATCGTACCAATGCAGTGAGCATCTGGTGGACCCCTTGAAATGTGTGTCAAAATACTCACTACACCAGTGTAGCGACTGAAGAGGGTGTGGCTGCACTGGTGAAGAAGCCTGGAGGTAGTTACAGTCACCTCTGGTTCGGCGGCTTATGGGGGCTGCTGGTTCATGGGCTTGAGCCATAGAGCTGAGCAGTAATGCATGGGATTAGCGTTTTGTCTTTTATGAGTATAGAGAAGAACGATTAAGAAGGGTCTCACATGGTTACATGTGCTTTAGCCAAATATGATTCATGCTTCATGCCATCCCCTGTGTACCTTCATGCCATCCCCTGTATGCCTCTATTCACTTCAACCGATCATCAAAAGAGTTGTGTTGGTTGGTAGACGGAAAATTGGTCTACCTACTGTAGGAAAGGTGCCCACCTTGCCACACGATGGGTAACAATTTACGGTGGATCCCACCTCCCGAACAGGGAACCTTTCGTTCCACCGTTACATCGAATAAGATCAGGCCTACGTGATCAGATGGGTCCACGTGACAAAAATGTATTTCTCAGTGATACTGGCCACACACccattgtgataccctactttttaaatccggtctattacatggttgacccggtttaaccatgcaggactcgaaccggagagggttaaggtgggttccttatggaccatgatggcaagggaaaactttgaacaccggttggccggacaagtccgagtcagtgccagaagagacgggtgtacccaagccatgtacatgcacctatcataaggccatgtatggataaagcaggtatgtagtcgtatcctaaagcgcatacgtataatataccttatgccgagagtgagattcgtgtcgagagtcgaattccatcaaaatcccacttgttggccaattttcggccctcaggtgggcatccgcccacctgagtgacccacccatgtgttactaatggttttcaaaaagtataaatagctattattatgtttttattttctcatttatgacactagggcgtttggtgagaagagtaaagaggagagagaaaaggagggagaaaagagaacggagaagaagaaagggaaggaagaggaagaaggaatggatttaagcggcaccaaggcttgatcttcccatttcgacgccggaaaagtgatccccaacacgagatctgtGTTTAGAGGTGaacgaaggctatattccctaaactttcaccatacccaagtaaaacccttgatttgggtagtgtttcttgaggtcttgtagattccccttgagatgatgaatctaaggtttaatagatggtttatgtgttgattttgaaggatttgaagaagtgtttccacggttggaggagcattggtgatttgaggtgattttggggtttttgaaagagttcttgagcgaagaaggtaagatggtttccattccttaaatctaacctagatctaggttagaaccatcttatgagaccttgaatgtgtggagaatgggttggaaaagccccatttgattctctaaaggttggggaaggtttcggggaaaaatggcattttcccgccaagaccggtgggccaaatggcccgcctgagagggcaggccctcggggccaaccggctgGCCCTAccagtgggccaacctgccaaccgatcttagcagggccaaccggtgggccttaccggtgggtagaccgacgggctgacctacccgccggtcatgactggtgggtcatgacaggtgggctgtccgacccacctgagaggctcccgGCGTGAtgtttacgtccgaatggacccaaaacggacgtgcgaccttcttttaggattctaaacatgattttatcatcaaatcttgttagttttgaccccaaggtggtgaaatactaatcccattcacttatgataggttcactaaaacttacgcttctcgcatcggatctcacccgtactaggcgtgaatctttgtacacaacaagtaagtggagagaggacgtttgaccttattttaaggcttgtttggcattcatttaattgtatctagattagtcatgtcatcatgcaaattttgtgtaacttagccatcctcatattattatgacttgtgtgttgtgtttattttctcaatgtcaaatgatgatgtgattatatgatgaatgatgacatcattgtgcataatgcattaatagactagatgccgtagtcggcttggaaatgagtgcattggtggcccgtggaatgggacgcggaggcactatgcaatcgtactatgtcatataggagcatgcgatgtaggattatcatcttcccatgctacgacccttcctaacaggggttgaggtgttgggttaccatttggggggaagcagtggtcgcagttgtcgggtcactatggcggttaaacatacgcccggctggtcattaggacagtcggcaaccccggtggtatattcaagagggccaatcgtattgcttttaaattgctggagtcagcacctttattttctgtcatttacttttatgttgagagccggtggtcggcatgctttacttttccaagtactcacggtgggccttctccgacagccctatgggcgtatcgcgggatgaagttcgcggcttgtacccggagtatacgcgtactgtggttgtagtagcactaaaccaaagacttagtaatgttgtttaggtggatgtgattaaaaatgaattgcatagcatatagtgcatatggttgtgatttttgtgtggactgttgtgtggtcctccttttcacttgctgagctagtgagctcatcccacgtatgcacctcttttagatgattttgcaggtcaccagcctgaagatcaagagtcgggccccacagtgaaattccctgaggaggattggtgggtccctaaggactatgagcacggcacggattgcacgtgcgagggttgtgctgtgggaccacagcagtgactccatacagggttacttttttattcttttgacgaccccttttgtgtacttgatatgtaaattgtattctttttgtgtaaatatcatgcttgcgggcccacttgtacttaactatgtattacaatttgggtatcaagtatatcggggatatttacaggtaaattaagtcttccgctgaactgttgaacattttcttagctgtgtgtatgctgtggttggatactgtatcagatgatcctggcaagttgggttaaccggagttaacccggtcaccggtccggttctgtctgaacggggtgtgacacccaTGGGATTGGATAATCAATGGGTCTTGGGGATCCATTTATAAGAGTCCTTTGGCAACCCTATTGTGCtcaaaccatggtttcaagtattggtgtCGTATCGGCTGTATTAGATCAGTATTGGTTGAGATTGATCCCTGATCCTTGACCGATATGGATCTAGTTATTTGtatcgttttaggggtaaaattgtaaaaaaaaatagtatttttttttttaaaagaagaatTAACACAGATTGATATCCaccgatccgatccgatccaGATTGGTATTGGCAAATACCGATATCAATATCAACACCATCCTCTAAATCCATGGCTCAAACTCAAACCGGTCCAGATGAGTATTGGTTGAGTTAATTAGGGATTGGATTGAGGTTGTGGGTTAGGATTTTAAATTTAGAATCAAGGGTTAAATTGGTCTATGTCGATTCTGATTTGTAGTGAATCAGATTGAATGGGATCAGAACCAGAATTAAAATTGTTTTGCATAAGATAAGGGCCTATAAAGGTCGTGGGATGGATGACCTACTACACAGCCTTACCTCAAGAATGTCGAGAGGTTATTAATAGATTGAAGCCTTTGTTAAATAATCTTGTCAATCCTTATCTTAGTGTCTTTGTTCTACGTGAGCTATCATTGATGGTATCTAAGTTGTGCATAAGGTTTGATACCAAATGTGGCATAATAAGAGTGAAAAAAGGTTATATGGCTCTCAAATTGAATCTTAGTAAGGCTTATGGTAGAGTATTATTTAGAAAATGGGtgcatgagattcatcttcCATCTAAATTTAGAAAATGTCCATCTATGAGGGAGAATATTATTTTGCTGGTGTTTAATATCAATTTCATTGTTGCAAGGCAAAGAGCTCAAATTCCCACGTTTTGGCTTCCCCCTATGACATCAATCAAGTTGAATGTGGATGGAGCTAACAAATGAAACCCTGGTATTACTGGAGGGGGAGGTCTCATCAGAAATAAGGAAGGCAAGGTGCTTGCAGCTTTCTCTAGTTTCTATAGTGTTTGTTCTAATTGTGTGGCTAAGTTGCGTGCCTTGAGGGATGGGTTAAGGTTATGTAGGGATATGGGTCtctcagattttttttattaactctGATTCTACCTTGATTGTGAATTCAATGTCTAACATGGTATGTGAGCTATGGAGTTGCTGGTATTGGTTTGAGGAAGTTATGACTCTATGTgactctcttaaaattcaaatctctttctcttttcggCAGATTGGTTGGCGAACTTGGTGTGTACTTCAACTAGCCATTAAAGAGACGGTGCTCAAGTATGTATAAATCTTCACATCAGATTATTTACGTTTGATGTTGGATCGATTGTTTTCGCATGGAACCCCAACAATTTGTGTTATCATTTTTATATTTACTCTAatgccctttttcttttcaagcaAAAGTTTTGGGCAAGACAATGCTACTCTGCTAGTGCATGTACATGTCAATgcatgggccaatgggagggcatgAGGGAACATCTTCAGTGTAGGGGCAGTATGGTCTTTATGCACTATCTATATCTAGACATAGACACACGCAATTGGATATCGttctttcttccaaaaattttatgaaatgaaaattttatgtgAAAATGGTGAGGAACAATTCCACAAATTCAGACATTGAGCTATTAGATTAAAATGTAACATAAAATGGGTCAAGTGTAGGACTTTGTGTACACCTTCGTATATCTTTTGGTCCCTCACTCCCTCCACCTAATAGTTCAATATTATTGGACGGTTCTACAAACATTTTTAAAGAttcaatcaataaaaaataataatctcaATTGTATATAAGTATGATGTTTTATTGTATTACTCCTACTTTGTCCTAAGTCTCGAGCACATCCTCAACCCACTTACCCTAGGGCACCTAAATGCCTTTCTAATTGACAGAAAAagggttaaaaagaaaaatagcgATTATTACATTGAGGggttttcatttatttacttttttttgttaaagattTGCACACCGTCGGCCGAAATTTGAAATTGCATGCTGACATTCCTTTTAAGACTTAGATTATTGTCGCAAACTATTGTAAAATGTCTTATATATATCCCCCTATTCCAGTGTTTTACTGTAGTACCCTTCAAATCCTGAAATTGCACACGGGTGGCAGAGGGAACACCACCCCGCCCCCCCCACCCTTCCCTTTGTCTCtctcaaaaatacccttaaCTAGGTCGAGGGGGGACTCTTAGGGTTGTAGTACCACCCTGATGAGTTCCCCTTTtcttagagaaaataaatcctaTTAGTGGGATTAtgggattcttcttcttcttcgttcgcAAAGAAGGTTGTCTCTCAAGTACTTCACCACGGCCTTCTGCAGGGCTTACAACCTGAGCCAGTGAAGGAGGGCTGGCAAACTTAACATATCTTCTATTCTGAACCTCTGGgacaccttcttcttctttaactcTTGGAGTCTCCACTTTAATCGTTCTTGCATTCTCAACAAACTTGAGGTCTTCCATCTCAGAGTAAATTGGTTGTTTCTGGGCTTCCTTAGCCTTCATTTGTTTCAGCTCTATTTTCGTCTTCTCCAGCTCTTCACTCAGAGAAGAAAGACAATTCGCCATCATTACACCTTCTTCTCTTGCTTGTTGGAGGCTTTGCTTTGTCTCTTCAAGCTCTGTAGTGACAGTTCCTAGCTTGGATTGGCCGTGACCCATTTCACCTTCTCCCATCTGATAAAGTAACTCAAAGTTAGTCTTAAATCTTAAGCAAAGTGATTAGGCTCTGGTATTTCTTTAACTCAAAAGCAAAAGAGATTGATTCTTAGCTAAACCCAGAGCTTCAGGAAAGctttttttagaatattacaATGAGTTCTCTTTAACTATGTTATTATTTATGCAATAATATGGTTCACCTTTATTGCATAAATTAttgggaagaaagaaaaggttctACTAACAAATAATACTAGGCCATCCCAAGATAAAGAAAAGCCAAAGGCAAGTATTGCACAACACAATCACAGCTCAGCTACACAGAAACTTTGATTAATGTACAAGGAATATGAAAGGTTCATCccttagagcaaacaccaagaaatacaaagaaaatgaacaatTTAAAGCAAAGAGGACACATAGTTTTAATATGGTTCACACACCAATATGATATGCTACATTCACAGGTGAAGTTGAAGGTGATTCACTAAATGATGGAGGAAAAGATACAATGAAAATCTCTCATGAATACAAAAAAGTTGCGACAATAATTCTTACCTAGAAACCCTAACTCGAAATTTCCTTTTCATTATGTTTTCTttacttgctcaacaagacaataaaacaaataaatactCTTCTAAGTTGGGTTGATATATCTATCGGGTCACATTTGGTCCTATTGACCCAAGCCTCTATAACCATCACAAACCTCacaaaaattttccattcgggtTGCCACAGAAAATGTTGAAGCGGGGCAATCTTCAAAGTGAGTATAAAAATTCGAGACACACATAACACTATCCTGTATTCCAATTAAGTTCAAATGTTCTAAATTATCTATCAATCATATATTCCAGCTAACTTCAATCAAGGTTTCTAATCCCATTCATATAATTAGAACATGTAAGTTTCCTATTCTGTAATGGCTTTAATGGTGAGGGAAGAACACAACAAAAACTAAAAGCTGGCAATAACAAGAGTCATTACAGTTACAATAGTAATAGCTTAATCAAATTGAAAACAAGTATAAATATAAGGATTAAATGGAGATGATCGAAAGAGAGAAGATGATGAATAAGGTATTGAAGACAGTATTGATGATAAGGGAAACCTCTTTAAGGTGTTTGGAATAGAGCTCCCCAGCTAAAACTCTCTCTCCAAATAACATCACAGCTTCCTTAACAGAGCGAAAGGGAGCCCTTGTATCAATCTCTGCCCTCTTCATCACCTGCACCACCATTTCTTCGGTATCCGTGGCCATGCCGCCTCACTAGTACTCTTACTGTCTTCGTGTGAGAGAATGAATGATCACCTACAgcatctagagagagagagagattgtgggATGGAGAGAACGACAAGGACAAGCTTTTGGTTTATATGTTGGGgcgagggggagagagagagagagagagagagagaagtggagagagattattttcttaatggagGGACCTAATAAAAATGATGTGCTTCGTTTCTTCGCGTCCACTTCACTAGTATTCTGTTATTTGAAGGTGAAAGTCGGTTGAAGGTGAAGTCGGTCTTGATTCAACAGATCCTATAGCGTATTATATTGCATTAATAATATGTGGAACAGAGGGACGGAAAAGAGAGACTTCTCACCTAAGCTCTGCCTATAAGCCTATAATACTATGTTATATATACTTCGTGGAGGGAATGAAAATGACCAAAGTGATTACTAGGTTAggatctaccaaaaaaaaaagattattagGTTAGGCACCTCCTTCCGCCTCCACATCCTTTGGGCCACCACATCGATGCAGTGAGTATCCAGTggttgagaatccttaggatgtGTGTTTGGATGCTTTTAGCCATCATGTGTTCACTGCATCAGTGCAACGGTTACAAAGGATGTCGACTCCTACATCCCTTCTttccttcaacaacaacaacaacaacaacaaagcttagccttatcccaactaaatggggtcggctatataGATCcgtaaagcaaaaaaaaaaaaaaatggcactttGGGACATGCCACTCACGAATAATCCGCAACtcggatcctagccctccatgCAGCTCTGTTAGATGTCATATtagggtgaagacttaacttttgcatatCTCTTCTAACTatctcatcaatggtcattttttggCCTGCCTCTAACCCTTTTAGTTTCATTCATCTGCAGTTGGTCACTTCTTCGTATTGGGGCATCCaagggcctcctttggacatgcccaaaccatagtaaccgacattctctgagcttatcttgAATTGGTGCAACTCCTAAATCTGTTCTAACTTGATCAttccttattctatctctccggattttgccgcacatccatctcgacatcctcatctcagtcacactcaacttatctatattacgcttcttgactgcccaacattctgcaccatacatcaaaGCAGGTCTTATGGCTATCCTGTAGAATTCTCCCTtgagctttagaggaatacatcaatcacataacactccagacacccctctccatttcatccatcataCTTTAGTTCTGTggaaaacatcatcatcaatctcaccttctttgtttaatGTAAAGCCCAGATATCTGAAACAGTCATATTGCAGGATCTCTCTCCCATCAATCTTCACTTCCTCGCTATCAATCCTCAATCGATTGAAGTTACACTTCTTGTAttccttctttgttctacttatcttaagaccccTCGATTCCAAAGTATATCTCCATAGTTTCAACCTATCATTAATCTTTGGCACTGTTTCACCGACCAgtacaatatcatctgcaaaaagcatgCACCACGAGACCTTTTCTTGAATATTCCTAGTTAATTCATCCATGACCAACGTAAATAGGTAAGGGCCCAATGCGGATCCTTAATGTAACCCAATATTAATCTGGAACTCAACACCTTAGCCTCCCAcaaatctcacactagtcaccacgtctccatacatatctttaagtatatctacatatttacttgacacttctttcttctctaaaacaTGTCAAATTAAATCTCTGGGAACCCTGTCGTAggccttttctaggtcaatgaagaccatatgaagatctctcttgTAGGTTCTGGctttttccataagcctcctaatAAGGTAGATTGCTTCTGTAGTGGATCTCCTAGGCATGAAGCCAAATTGGTTCCCTGAAATATTAGTTTCTCTCCTTAAGCAAACTTCTATTACCTTCTCCCacagtttcatagtatgactcataagttttatgcttctatagttgTTGCAATTTtggatatcacctttatttttataaattgggatataatgcttctcctccattcatcagGCATCTTATTCATGTTCAtaatctttttgaacaacccaGTCAACCAAACAACACCACGTGGtcccaaactcttccacacttcaatagGGACCTCATCCGGTCCTGGTGTCTTccctactttcatcttcctcAGGGCTTCCTTAATCTCGATCTCTCCTATCTTGCGTATATACCTGTGATTCCTATTGTGGAGCAGGCTCCTTGAACCACTTCAATTAGGGTTGTCTCCATTAAGCAAGTTACAAAAATAATCATCTCATCTCCTCTTTATGTCTTCATCTTTCACAAGCACTCTACCATCCTCATTCTTAATACATCGAACCTAGTCGAGATccctactcttcctttctcaaATTTTAGCTATCTCACAGATAGCCTTTTCCCCCTCCTTGGTATTTAAATTGTTGTAAAAGTCATCATATTTTCTCACCCATGCTTTCCCCACAATCCTTCTTGTCTCATTCTTGGTGGGTcttatatctctctttatcttcaacTTCCCCAGTCCTttgccaaattttaaaattatatttcttaGTCTTGATGGCAGCCTAGACCTCaacatcccaccaccaagtctctctgGGGACCAACTTAGCAACCCTAGCCACCCCTAGAACTTCCTTAGCAATTTTCTTAATGCAACATgtcatctcattccacatcATGTTGGCATCCCCTTCACAATCGCACTTTCCATGCTTCACCACCTTATTTGTAAAGAACCCCACTGACTCTcctttcaatctccaccacctaaCCTTAGGGCACActtgattccttttttttttcttcggtaAACGGAAGTACATGTCTAAGATCAACAATCTATGTTGAGAGGTTAAACTCTCCCCAAGTAtgaccttacaatccttacacATCTATCTGTTAGGCCTTCTAGTGAGAAAGAAGTCTATTTGACTGGGATGCTATCCACTTTTGTACGTAATTAAGTGTTCTTcccttttagcgaaaaaaatattaacaatAGATAGATCGTAGGCGGTTGCGAAGTCCAAAATTGAGGTTCCCTCTTCATTTCTCTCCCCAACTCCATAACCTCTGTGCACCTCTACATGACTTCTCCTATCCTTCCCAATGTGTCCATTCAGATTGCCTCCCATAATAATCTTTTCATCCAGTCTAAAACTATGCATCAATTCATCCATGTGTTCACAAAATTGCAGCTTGCAGCTCTCATCCAATCCTGCTTGTGGAGCATAAACACTGATAATGTTGATCACTTTTTTATCTAACACCATCTTTAAGGATATAATCTTGTCTCCCACTCTTTTAACGTCTACCACattgttcttcaagtctttatcCACCACTATGCCAACTCTGCCTCTTCCACTCTGGTCTCCCAAATACCAAAGTTTAAAATCGTCCAATATCTTAGCTTTCATCCctttccatctagtctcttaGATACATGCAATGTtaatccttctccttctcttcccttttttccttctccccTCAAAAATGTTTGCCAAGTGGTAAATATGGGTGGGCATTTAACAGTGAC
Protein-coding sequences here:
- the LOC122075132 gene encoding WEB family protein At1g75720-like; the encoded protein is MATDTEEMVVQVMKRAEIDTRAPFRSVKEAVMLFGERVLAGELYSKHLKEMGEGEMGHGQSKLGTVTTELEETKQSLQQAREEGVMMANCLSSLSEELEKTKIELKQMKAKEAQKQPIYSEMEDLKFVENARTIKVETPRVKEEEGVPEVQNRRYVKFASPPSLAQVVSPAEGRGEVLERQPSLRTKKKKNPIIPLIGFIFSKKRGTHQGGTTTLRVPPRPS
- the LOC122077369 gene encoding craniofacial development protein 2-like, giving the protein MKAKILDDFKLWYLGDQSGRGRVGIVVDKDLKNNVVDVKRVGDKIISLKMVLDKKVINIISVYAPQAGLDESCKLQFCEHMDELMHSFRLDEKIIMGGNLNGHIGKDRRSHVEVHRGYGVGERNEEGTSILDFATAYDLSIVNIFFAKREEHLITYKSG